One window of Sphingomonas sp. KC8 genomic DNA carries:
- a CDS encoding sugar kinase — translation MQISVLGEGMLEMSRRDRRDDRWQLGFGGDTLNTAIHLARFGLPVAYVSALGNDPFSTALREEWAAEGLNVDHVLADPDHLPGLYAIRTDAQGERSFFYWRNDSAARHLLALPGIDAALAYAAGADLFYLSLISLAILSEDARARVYDLCAEIRQHGGRVAFDSNYRPALWDRPKSARAVACKMAALCDIGLPTLSDERLLFGSRDPDSVADRWHSYGTAEIAVKLGASGCLLSAAGRRRMVPAIADIDPVDTSGAGDAFNGGYLAARMRGLDAATACRMGHQLAGWVITRTGALPKRTAEAPYAPGV, via the coding sequence ATGCAGATCAGCGTGCTCGGCGAAGGGATGCTGGAGATGAGCCGGCGCGATCGTCGTGACGACCGGTGGCAGCTCGGCTTTGGCGGCGACACGCTCAACACGGCCATTCACCTCGCCCGTTTCGGCCTGCCCGTGGCCTATGTCTCGGCACTGGGCAATGATCCGTTCAGCACGGCGCTGCGCGAGGAATGGGCCGCCGAAGGGCTGAATGTCGATCACGTTCTGGCCGACCCCGACCACCTTCCCGGCCTCTATGCGATCCGGACCGACGCGCAAGGCGAGCGCAGCTTCTTTTACTGGCGCAATGACAGCGCTGCGCGGCATCTGCTCGCCCTGCCCGGAATCGACGCCGCGCTCGCTTATGCCGCCGGCGCCGACCTGTTCTATCTCAGCCTGATCAGCCTCGCGATCTTATCTGAAGACGCGCGCGCACGGGTTTATGATTTATGCGCCGAAATACGGCAGCACGGTGGGCGGGTGGCGTTCGACAGCAACTACCGCCCCGCCCTTTGGGACAGGCCGAAAAGCGCGCGCGCGGTTGCTTGCAAGATGGCCGCCCTGTGCGACATCGGATTACCGACATTGTCCGACGAAAGGCTGCTGTTCGGATCACGGGATCCGGATAGCGTGGCCGATCGCTGGCATAGCTACGGCACAGCCGAAATCGCCGTAAAGCTGGGCGCATCGGGCTGCCTGCTATCCGCCGCAGGCCGCAGACGGATGGTGCCGGCGATCGCCGATATTGATCCGGTCGATACCAGCGGTGCCGGTGATGCCTTCAACGGCGGCTATCTGGCCGCGCGGATGCGGGGACTGGATGCGGCAACCGCCTGCCGGATGGGCCACCAACTCGCCGGCTGGGTTATCACACGCACTGGCGCGTTGCCGAAACGGACGGCCGAAGCGCCCTACGCACCCGGCGTCTGA
- a CDS encoding mannitol dehydrogenase family protein, whose protein sequence is MGQLPPGIARPAYRRDAVGGGIVHLGIGAFHRAHQAVYTDDALAAGDAKWGITAVSLRSAAVRDAMQPQDGLYSVVERGAAGERLRIIGAVRNVLVAPESPEAVVAALADPDTHVVTLTVTEKGYGRNPATGQLDDGQSALIGDLRGDANPATIHGFLAAALARRRTNGAGGLTLLSCDNLAGNGRLLGGLLAEFLDRRDPALAAWAATAISCPNTMVDRIVPATAMCDRDGLERVLGVEDQAMVVTEPFRQWVIEDRFAGPRPQWEAGGAQFVQDVRPFELAKLRLLNGSHSTLAYFGLGLGYHFVHEAIGDDDLARFVDVQMADEVVPGLPVCGGLDPLAYMAALQARFGNPALPHRLSQIAMDGSQKVPQRWLSTMIERAAHGLESPAHMLSLAAWVVYTRGRAADGSTYAVNDPLAARLASLWNAAGDDAAQLAGLFVDRSGVFPAAFVGNPQLRGQFVTALRAILTGGHRAALAAFLARQNRI, encoded by the coding sequence TTGGGGCAATTGCCGCCTGGCATCGCGCGGCCAGCCTATCGCCGTGATGCTGTGGGCGGTGGGATTGTCCATCTGGGCATCGGCGCATTCCATCGCGCGCATCAGGCCGTCTATACCGATGATGCGCTGGCTGCGGGTGATGCAAAGTGGGGTATTACTGCAGTGTCGTTGCGATCGGCGGCGGTGCGCGATGCGATGCAGCCGCAGGATGGCCTGTACAGCGTGGTGGAACGCGGTGCCGCGGGGGAACGGCTGCGGATCATCGGTGCGGTTCGCAATGTCCTAGTGGCGCCGGAATCGCCCGAGGCGGTGGTGGCCGCGCTGGCCGATCCCGACACGCATGTCGTGACCCTGACGGTTACTGAGAAAGGGTATGGCCGGAACCCGGCCACCGGCCAGCTTGACGATGGGCAGAGCGCTTTGATCGGCGATCTACGGGGGGACGCCAATCCCGCCACCATCCATGGCTTTCTTGCGGCGGCGCTGGCGCGGCGGAGAACCAATGGCGCAGGTGGGCTGACGCTGCTTTCGTGCGATAATCTTGCCGGCAATGGACGCCTGCTGGGTGGTCTGCTGGCGGAATTCCTCGATCGACGTGATCCGGCGCTTGCGGCGTGGGCGGCCACGGCAATTTCCTGCCCCAATACCATGGTGGACCGGATCGTGCCCGCGACGGCCATGTGCGACCGGGATGGTCTGGAACGGGTGTTGGGGGTTGAGGACCAGGCCATGGTCGTCACCGAGCCATTTCGCCAATGGGTGATCGAGGATCGATTTGCCGGCCCGCGCCCACAATGGGAGGCGGGCGGTGCCCAATTCGTTCAGGACGTCCGCCCGTTTGAACTGGCTAAGCTGCGGTTGTTGAACGGTAGCCATTCCACTTTGGCCTATTTCGGCCTCGGTCTGGGGTATCATTTCGTTCACGAAGCTATCGGCGATGACGATCTCGCCCGGTTCGTTGATGTGCAGATGGCGGATGAAGTGGTGCCTGGATTGCCTGTGTGTGGCGGGTTGGATCCTTTGGCCTATATGGCGGCGCTGCAGGCACGCTTTGGTAATCCGGCGCTGCCCCACCGGCTGAGCCAGATCGCGATGGATGGGTCGCAAAAGGTGCCGCAGCGCTGGCTTTCAACGATGATCGAACGGGCGGCGCACGGGTTGGAAAGTCCGGCGCATATGCTCAGCCTGGCGGCGTGGGTCGTTTATACGCGCGGCCGTGCTGCAGATGGCAGCACCTATGCGGTGAATGATCCGCTTGCCGCGCGTCTGGCGTCGCTGTGGAACGCGGCGGGGGACGATGCTGCGCAGTTGGCCGGGCTTTTCGTGGACCGATCCGGCGTTTTTCCGGCGGCGTTCGTGGGCAATCCACAATTGCGCGGCCAGTTTGTGACAGCATTGCGGGCAATTTTAACGGGAGGGCACCGTGCTGCGCTGGCTGCATTCCTGGCGCGGCAGAATCGCATTTAA
- the manD gene encoding D-mannonate dehydratase ManD has product MKIDAAKVIVTSPGRNFVTLKILTDQGVYGIGDATLNGRELAVMSYLQDHVLPCLIGRDPRRIEDIWQFLYRGAYWRRGPVTMSAIAAIDTALWDIKAKMAGMPLHDLLGGKSREGVMVYGHANGRDIEETADEVARYIDMGYKAIRAQSGVPGLTDAYGVGRGKLFYEPADTALPAETIWDTRKYMNFAPKLFDRLRARFGFDHHLLHDVHHRLTPIEAASLGKALEPYDLFWMEDATPAENQESFRLIRQHTTTPLAVGEIFNTIWDCKDLIQNQLIDYIRTTVVRAGGITHLRRIADFAALYQVRTGCHGATDLSPVTMGAALHFDSWVPNFGIQEYMRHTPETDAVFPHAYYFDQGSLYPGDAAGHGVDIDEAEAAKYPYKPAYLPVARLEDGTMWNW; this is encoded by the coding sequence ATGAAAATCGATGCGGCCAAGGTGATCGTCACCTCCCCCGGGCGCAATTTCGTTACCCTGAAGATCCTGACCGATCAGGGCGTCTACGGGATTGGAGACGCCACGCTCAACGGGCGCGAACTGGCCGTCATGTCTTATCTGCAGGATCACGTCCTGCCCTGCCTGATCGGGCGTGACCCCCGTCGGATCGAGGATATCTGGCAATTTCTCTACCGCGGCGCTTACTGGCGGCGCGGGCCGGTGACGATGTCGGCGATCGCCGCGATCGATACCGCATTGTGGGATATCAAGGCCAAGATGGCGGGCATGCCGCTCCACGATCTGCTGGGCGGCAAAAGCCGGGAAGGCGTGATGGTCTATGGTCATGCCAATGGCCGCGACATCGAAGAAACCGCCGATGAAGTCGCTCGCTATATCGACATGGGCTATAAGGCGATCCGCGCGCAATCGGGTGTCCCGGGCCTAACCGATGCTTATGGGGTCGGTCGCGGCAAGCTGTTCTACGAGCCGGCCGACACGGCATTGCCGGCGGAAACCATCTGGGACACGCGCAAATATATGAATTTCGCGCCAAAGCTGTTTGACCGGTTGCGCGCGCGCTTCGGCTTCGACCACCATTTGCTGCACGATGTTCACCACCGCCTGACCCCGATTGAAGCCGCATCGCTGGGCAAGGCGCTCGAACCCTATGACCTGTTCTGGATGGAAGATGCGACGCCGGCCGAAAATCAGGAATCCTTCCGGCTGATCCGACAGCACACCACCACGCCGCTTGCCGTGGGGGAAATCTTCAACACGATCTGGGACTGCAAGGATCTGATCCAGAACCAGTTGATCGATTATATCCGCACAACCGTGGTTCGTGCTGGCGGCATTACCCACCTCCGCCGAATCGCCGACTTCGCGGCGCTTTATCAGGTACGCACCGGCTGTCATGGCGCGACCGATCTGTCCCCCGTCACGATGGGCGCAGCGCTGCATTTCGATAGCTGGGTGCCCAATTTCGGCATCCAGGAATATATGCGCCACACGCCCGAAACCGATGCGGTGTTCCCGCACGCATATTACTTCGATCAGGGAAGTCTCTATCCGGGCGATGCAGCAGGGCATGGCGTCGACATCGATGAAGCGGAAGCCGCGAAATATCCCTATAAGCCCGCTTATCTGCCAGTCGCCCGGCTTGAGGATGGCACGATGTGGAATTGGTAA
- a CDS encoding TonB-dependent receptor: MKTQWMATTALIALSLPAGGYAQSTSKAAPSSEIQEIIVTAEKRSANVQDVPVALTVISGDEIAKIGGSNFTDLAKMAPSMTFQNGGNPAVSSISLRGIGTFAYGIGVESSVLVVVDDIALAQQSQALTDLVDIERVEVLRGPQSTLFGKSASAGVISITTKAPSNQFTAHAELKITDDDEQRYAASISGPISSTLAFRISGALNRYDGNVRNLFNNRMENGRKSDSIFAKLRWEPSDSFDATLSGHYNKTKTECCAVPFRSLSPQARLLRIPALTAAVFAPGIVASTSNVDAIADTLASPTSKDRGAALKMNWDVGDHTLTSITAINRYTFRDFAETDNSAVDILAILTGGALHGGVSQMGQYGTDSFSQEFRLASPDGPLKYVVGAYYSDNDLTRAFQRGPLIAVTNFNATSESKSAALFGQAEWEFLDRTSVIAGLRVNREEINYKFRNNINSEKFARFDDDTAVTGKFGLQHHASDDVMLFATYARGYKGQSYDLTSSFNAAIAALQPVKAEHSDSYEAGMKGTFLDRRLVFNVTAFATDYRNFQAQSLEPTLGGALRLDNVGSVRTRGVELEWIAKPSSQFTLSGGAAYVDATIKKYPRAQCYGGQTPAQGCVGGVQDLAGARLSNAPKWKANIVGDYSVDLPGLPFDANVSLGYTWQSAVQYQLSQDPTTIQKAYGIADFNIGIKERDNDRYSITLFARNLFNKHYATGLFNFQQLLGAESVQQYLPRDSSRYLGVNISVSY; encoded by the coding sequence ATGAAGACGCAATGGATGGCGACGACGGCGCTGATCGCGCTCTCGTTGCCAGCGGGCGGCTATGCCCAAAGCACATCGAAAGCGGCTCCGAGTTCGGAGATCCAGGAAATCATCGTCACCGCTGAAAAACGATCTGCCAATGTGCAGGATGTGCCGGTTGCGCTGACCGTGATTTCCGGTGACGAGATTGCCAAGATCGGCGGCAGCAACTTCACCGATCTCGCCAAGATGGCCCCCAGCATGACGTTTCAGAATGGTGGAAATCCGGCGGTCAGTTCGATCTCGCTGCGTGGGATCGGTACGTTCGCTTATGGCATCGGCGTGGAATCCAGCGTGTTGGTCGTGGTCGACGATATCGCGCTGGCGCAGCAGTCCCAGGCGCTGACCGACCTAGTCGATATCGAGCGGGTAGAGGTTCTGCGCGGGCCGCAAAGTACGTTGTTCGGCAAATCGGCGTCGGCCGGCGTGATCAGCATCACGACCAAGGCGCCGTCAAACCAGTTCACCGCCCATGCCGAACTGAAAATCACCGACGATGACGAACAGCGTTATGCGGCAAGCATTTCCGGCCCGATCAGCAGCACGCTGGCGTTCCGGATCAGTGGTGCGCTGAATCGTTATGACGGCAATGTCCGTAACCTTTTCAACAACCGGATGGAAAATGGCCGGAAAAGCGACAGCATTTTCGCCAAGCTGCGCTGGGAACCATCGGACAGTTTTGATGCAACTCTGTCCGGGCACTACAATAAAACCAAAACGGAATGCTGCGCCGTGCCGTTCCGGTCGCTGTCGCCGCAGGCGCGCTTGCTGCGGATCCCGGCGCTGACCGCAGCGGTCTTCGCCCCCGGCATCGTCGCGAGCACCAGCAATGTCGATGCGATTGCCGACACGCTGGCCAGCCCGACCAGCAAGGATCGTGGTGCTGCACTCAAGATGAACTGGGATGTGGGTGATCATACGCTGACGTCGATCACCGCGATCAATCGCTACACATTCCGGGATTTTGCCGAAACGGATAATTCGGCCGTCGATATTCTCGCAATTCTGACGGGCGGCGCATTGCATGGCGGCGTGTCGCAGATGGGCCAATATGGCACCGACTCTTTCAGCCAGGAGTTTCGCCTGGCATCGCCGGATGGCCCGCTGAAATATGTCGTGGGGGCTTATTATTCCGACAATGATCTGACGCGCGCATTCCAGCGGGGGCCGCTGATCGCGGTAACCAATTTCAACGCGACTTCGGAATCGAAAAGTGCCGCGCTGTTTGGCCAGGCCGAATGGGAATTCCTGGATCGGACCAGCGTGATCGCGGGCCTCCGAGTCAATCGCGAAGAAATCAACTACAAGTTCCGGAACAATATCAATTCTGAAAAATTCGCGCGGTTCGACGATGATACCGCGGTAACCGGCAAGTTCGGCCTGCAGCATCACGCATCGGATGATGTGATGCTGTTCGCCACTTATGCCCGCGGCTACAAGGGGCAGTCCTACGATCTCACCAGCAGTTTCAACGCGGCGATTGCGGCGCTTCAGCCGGTAAAGGCGGAGCATTCGGATAGCTATGAAGCCGGCATGAAGGGCACGTTCCTCGATCGCCGGCTCGTCTTCAATGTCACCGCGTTCGCAACCGACTATCGTAACTTCCAGGCCCAGTCGCTGGAACCCACGCTGGGCGGCGCGTTGCGGCTCGATAATGTCGGGTCGGTAAGGACGCGCGGGGTTGAACTGGAATGGATCGCCAAGCCATCCAGCCAATTCACGCTGAGCGGTGGCGCGGCCTATGTCGATGCCACGATCAAGAAATATCCTCGCGCGCAATGCTATGGGGGGCAGACGCCGGCGCAGGGCTGTGTCGGCGGGGTGCAGGATCTGGCGGGCGCCAGATTGAGCAATGCCCCGAAATGGAAGGCCAATATCGTCGGCGACTACAGCGTCGATCTGCCGGGCCTGCCCTTCGATGCGAATGTCAGCCTGGGCTATACTTGGCAGAGTGCGGTGCAATATCAGCTGTCACAGGATCCGACGACGATCCAGAAGGCCTATGGCATTGCTGACTTCAATATTGGTATAAAGGAACGGGATAACGATCGCTACAGTATCACGTTGTTTGCGCGCAACCTGTTCAACAAGCATTATGCCACGGGATTATTCAACTTTCAGCAATTGCTTGGCGCGGAATCGGTGCAGCAATATCTGCCACGTGATTCTAGCCGGTATTTGGGTGTGAATATATCGGTATCCTATTGA
- the uxaC gene encoding glucuronate isomerase has protein sequence MALPLVLHPDRLFPVDETVRGIARRLYREIAELPLVSPHGHTDPRWFASDANFTDAASLLITPDHYVFRMLYSQGVRLEDIGIGPRDDVGVAVADPRSAWRCFAENYHLFRGTPTRLWMDWVFSEVFGFDVRLDRDTADQYFDRINASLAMPAFKPRALFDRFNIEVLATTESPLDTLEHHAAIRASGWHGRVITSFRPDPVIDPEFDGFIHNLRALSALTGEDCFNYSGYLAALRQRRAAFVEAGATATDHGHPSAATADLDPGQAAALFAVAASGRATPDQAELFRAHMLTVMAGMSVDDGLVMQIHPGSFRNHNARLFARFGRDKGADIPMPTDFVRALRPLLDRYGNDPRLTLILFTLDESAYARELAPLAGHYPALRLGPAWWFHDSPQGMRRFRARMTETAGFYNCVGFNDDTRAFLSIPARHDVARRIDCGVLAELVAEHQLHEDEAAELAAELSYGLVKQAYRL, from the coding sequence ATGGCGCTGCCGCTCGTCCTCCATCCGGACCGTTTGTTTCCGGTCGATGAAACGGTAAGGGGAATCGCCCGGCGGCTTTATCGTGAGATTGCGGAGTTGCCGCTGGTCAGTCCGCACGGCCATACCGATCCCCGCTGGTTTGCGAGCGACGCCAATTTCACGGATGCGGCCAGCCTTCTGATAACGCCGGACCATTATGTTTTTCGGATGCTCTATAGCCAGGGCGTCAGGCTGGAAGATATCGGGATCGGGCCGCGTGATGATGTGGGCGTGGCGGTGGCTGATCCGCGCTCGGCATGGCGATGCTTTGCCGAGAATTATCACCTGTTTCGCGGCACGCCGACCCGGTTATGGATGGACTGGGTGTTTAGCGAGGTGTTCGGGTTCGATGTGCGGCTCGATCGTGACACTGCCGATCAATATTTCGACCGGATAAACGCCAGTCTTGCGATGCCCGCTTTCAAACCGCGCGCCTTGTTCGACCGGTTCAATATCGAGGTGCTGGCGACAACGGAATCGCCTCTCGATACGCTGGAGCATCACGCCGCGATCCGTGCGTCGGGCTGGCACGGGCGGGTGATCACTTCATTCCGGCCCGATCCGGTGATTGATCCCGAATTCGATGGTTTCATCCATAATCTACGGGCGCTGTCTGCGCTTACGGGGGAAGATTGCTTCAATTATTCCGGCTATCTGGCGGCGTTGCGGCAGCGCCGGGCGGCCTTTGTCGAGGCAGGCGCGACAGCGACCGATCATGGGCACCCTTCGGCCGCGACTGCTGATCTGGACCCCGGGCAGGCGGCGGCCTTGTTCGCGGTCGCGGCGTCAGGCCGCGCGACGCCGGATCAGGCTGAATTGTTTCGCGCGCATATGCTGACGGTGATGGCTGGAATGAGTGTTGACGATGGCCTGGTCATGCAGATTCACCCCGGTTCGTTCCGCAATCACAATGCCCGGCTCTTCGCGCGTTTTGGCCGCGACAAGGGCGCGGATATCCCGATGCCGACCGATTTCGTCCGGGCGTTGCGGCCGCTGCTCGATCGCTATGGCAATGATCCGCGCCTGACGCTGATCCTGTTCACACTCGACGAAAGCGCATATGCGCGCGAACTTGCGCCGCTGGCGGGCCATTATCCGGCACTAAGGCTGGGGCCGGCCTGGTGGTTTCACGACAGCCCACAGGGCATGCGGCGTTTCCGTGCGCGGATGACCGAGACGGCCGGCTTCTATAATTGCGTCGGCTTCAATGATGACACGCGCGCATTCCTATCCATCCCGGCGCGGCACGATGTGGCCCGGCGGATCGATTGCGGCGTGCTCGCCGAACTGGTGGCGGAACACCAGTTGCACGAGGATGAGGCGGCTGAACTGGCGGCCGAACTGAGCTACGGACTGGTTAAACAGGCCTATCGCCTGTGA
- a CDS encoding MFS transporter, translating into MNAKGASGKHWWSEVTAYQWFVFAVASGAWLFDNLDQRIFSLARIVALRDLMGPGASPLDVQAFAKQATALFLIGWGIGGLTFGALGDRFGRARILTIAILIYSVCTGLTAVCQTHWEFALLRLATGIGIGGVFGLAVALIAESVTGAARIAMLALLQVLSTVGNIGAALLKMGVDTLASHSVIPVDGSWRWLFAVGALPALLAVGSGVFLKESEPWLKLKAAGELPKGWFGSYRQILSDRDERRNLLIGTLLAISGVVGLWAVGEYAVDLQDAVFTAHFAAQADGTDAAARVAQAKNWAYLLQMVGGALGMLAFTWVADRYGRRPAFTIGFSAAFVMTLLVYWRLETPVDAYWMMPLMGAAQLSVFAGFAIYLPELFGARARGTGVSFAYNLGRFAAAGGSFVSALLSTRVFSGFDAPLPLRYSAMVMCAVFLIGILASLFAPETRGRELRH; encoded by the coding sequence ATGAACGCCAAGGGCGCTTCGGGCAAGCATTGGTGGAGCGAGGTTACGGCCTATCAGTGGTTCGTGTTCGCGGTCGCATCGGGGGCCTGGCTATTCGACAATCTCGATCAGCGCATCTTCTCCCTCGCGCGGATCGTCGCCTTGCGCGACCTGATGGGGCCGGGGGCATCCCCGCTGGACGTGCAGGCATTCGCGAAACAGGCGACGGCATTGTTTCTGATCGGCTGGGGCATTGGGGGGCTGACATTCGGCGCGCTGGGCGATCGTTTCGGTCGGGCGCGCATATTGACTATCGCGATACTGATCTATTCGGTCTGCACCGGCCTGACGGCGGTGTGCCAAACGCACTGGGAATTCGCCCTGCTGCGGCTGGCGACTGGAATCGGTATTGGGGGTGTGTTCGGTCTGGCGGTGGCGCTGATCGCCGAAAGCGTGACGGGTGCGGCGCGGATTGCGATGCTGGCGTTGCTGCAGGTGTTGTCGACCGTCGGCAATATCGGCGCAGCCTTGCTCAAGATGGGCGTGGACACGCTGGCCAGTCATTCCGTGATTCCGGTGGACGGCAGTTGGCGCTGGCTGTTCGCGGTAGGCGCGCTGCCTGCTCTGCTCGCGGTCGGATCAGGGGTGTTTCTAAAGGAGTCGGAGCCGTGGCTTAAACTCAAGGCAGCAGGTGAGTTGCCGAAAGGGTGGTTCGGTTCCTACCGCCAGATTCTGTCGGACAGGGATGAACGGCGCAATCTGCTGATTGGAACGTTGCTTGCCATTTCGGGCGTCGTCGGCCTGTGGGCTGTCGGGGAATATGCGGTCGATCTGCAGGATGCCGTGTTCACCGCTCACTTTGCCGCGCAGGCGGATGGTACGGATGCGGCAGCCCGTGTCGCCCAGGCGAAGAACTGGGCCTATCTGCTGCAGATGGTGGGCGGTGCGCTGGGCATGCTGGCATTCACCTGGGTTGCTGATCGCTATGGCCGCCGCCCAGCCTTTACGATCGGGTTCTCGGCGGCGTTCGTGATGACGTTGCTGGTCTACTGGCGCCTGGAGACACCGGTCGATGCCTATTGGATGATGCCGCTAATGGGTGCCGCGCAGTTGAGCGTTTTTGCGGGATTCGCGATTTACCTGCCCGAATTGTTCGGGGCGCGGGCGCGGGGCACGGGCGTATCGTTCGCCTATAATCTCGGCCGATTTGCGGCAGCGGGAGGCAGTTTTGTCTCCGCGCTTTTGAGCACGCGGGTTTTCAGCGGCTTCGATGCGCCGTTGCCGCTGCGTTATTCCGCGATGGTGATGTGCGCGGTCTTTCTGATCGGCATCCTCGCATCGCTGTTCGCGCCGGAAACGCGCGGGCGGGAATTGCGGCACTGA
- a CDS encoding FadR/GntR family transcriptional regulator, with the protein MARRSIGVGSAPQPEPVGVHDRLYQELARQLIASIAAGDYAIGERLPAERELAAEFNVSRPTVREAIIALEVQGLVEVRVGSGAYVKQRPGEQDTLGFNVTAFELTEARLLFEGEAAALAATQITDAELAELDDLVGDIAQGNDHGDGEVADRAFHQLIARATRNTAIVKMIDELWELRSASPECALLHEKARTAQVKPVVAEHTAIVDALRSRDPAKARAAMRAHLGAVLDHLLFATEERAVQEARRAAQSTRARYARSVEV; encoded by the coding sequence ATGGCTCGACGGAGCATCGGGGTAGGCAGTGCGCCCCAGCCAGAACCGGTTGGCGTGCACGACCGGCTTTACCAGGAACTTGCCCGTCAGCTGATCGCGTCGATCGCGGCGGGCGATTATGCCATTGGCGAGCGCCTGCCGGCCGAACGCGAACTGGCTGCGGAATTCAATGTCAGTCGGCCAACGGTACGTGAGGCGATCATCGCCCTCGAAGTCCAGGGGCTGGTCGAAGTCCGGGTCGGATCGGGTGCCTATGTCAAACAGCGGCCGGGCGAGCAGGACACGTTGGGGTTCAACGTCACTGCATTCGAACTGACCGAGGCGCGCCTGTTGTTTGAGGGAGAAGCCGCAGCGCTTGCCGCGACGCAGATCACGGATGCGGAGCTTGCCGAACTGGACGATCTGGTCGGGGACATTGCGCAGGGTAACGATCATGGCGATGGTGAAGTGGCGGACCGCGCATTCCATCAACTGATCGCACGGGCGACGCGCAACACCGCGATCGTGAAAATGATCGATGAATTGTGGGAATTGCGCTCGGCCTCGCCGGAATGCGCGCTGTTGCACGAAAAGGCCCGGACCGCACAGGTGAAGCCCGTCGTCGCGGAGCATACCGCGATCGTCGACGCGCTGCGTTCGCGCGACCCGGCCAAGGCGCGCGCGGCGATGCGTGCCCATTTGGGCGCGGTGCTCGATCATCTGCTGTTCGCCACCGAAGAGCGGGCCGTGCAGGAAGCCCGCCGCGCCGCGCAATCCACCCGAGCGCGCTACGCCAGGTCGGTAGAGGTATAA
- a CDS encoding ThuA domain-containing protein, translated as MKAKGWVLALALLAGFAQSAVAQRGGALATMTEAQKDAIAAKMGPSSPKRYRVLVVGAATGFHHESISAGMTAIAMMGQESGLYDAELRSDFDLINAGGGKKMRFGFQPEGLGDFDAVVLVNTTGEWGLSDSRKQALLAFVHDRGKGLVGIHGALDANYSWQGYADMFGAQFGGHPLNTLEQPLVTFPLVNEAPDSPITRHWPQYFSQQNELYVPKNFSRRNVDVLLRIDQDRIATGPAGTSDIAVAWTRAYGNGRVFYSSIGHTKESWTDPDVRKMYLEAIRWSLGLTNRAGAAK; from the coding sequence ATGAAGGCGAAAGGATGGGTGCTTGCGCTCGCGCTGCTGGCAGGGTTCGCGCAATCGGCAGTTGCACAGCGCGGCGGGGCCTTGGCGACGATGACCGAAGCGCAAAAGGACGCTATCGCCGCCAAAATGGGACCGTCCAGCCCCAAACGGTACCGCGTGCTCGTGGTGGGCGCTGCCACCGGCTTTCATCATGAATCCATCTCCGCCGGGATGACTGCGATTGCCATGATGGGGCAGGAGAGCGGACTGTATGACGCTGAGTTGCGGTCCGATTTCGATCTGATCAACGCGGGCGGCGGAAAAAAGATGCGTTTCGGCTTCCAGCCAGAGGGGCTGGGTGATTTCGATGCCGTGGTACTGGTGAATACCACCGGCGAATGGGGGCTTAGCGATAGCCGCAAGCAGGCGTTACTCGCCTTCGTTCATGATCGCGGCAAGGGGCTGGTTGGTATCCACGGCGCGCTGGACGCCAATTATTCCTGGCAGGGCTATGCCGATATGTTCGGTGCGCAATTTGGCGGACACCCGCTCAACACGCTTGAACAGCCGCTCGTCACCTTCCCGCTCGTCAATGAAGCGCCGGATTCGCCGATCACCCGACATTGGCCACAATATTTTTCGCAACAGAATGAACTATATGTCCCGAAGAATTTCTCGCGCAGGAACGTCGACGTATTGCTGCGGATCGATCAGGATCGGATCGCGACCGGTCCCGCCGGCACGTCGGACATCGCGGTCGCGTGGACGCGGGCCTATGGCAATGGGCGGGTATTCTATTCCAGCATCGGCCATACCAAGGAAAGCTGGACCGATCCCGATGTCCGCAAGATGTACCTTGAGGCGATCCGCTGGTCGCTTGGCCTGACGAACCGGGCCGGTGCCGCGAAATGA